A single genomic interval of Antarcticibacterium arcticum harbors:
- a CDS encoding M23 family metallopeptidase, producing the protein MAKERKNKKKFTKKLLHKYRLVILNEDTFEERLSFKLTRLNVFVLVTSSVILLIAGTTFLIAFTGLREYIPGYSPAQLKKQATDLAYKTDSLQNTILLNNQYYESIRKVLTGDLEAGILNRDSLVRAQQIDPSLIDLTRSRADSLLREEVAQEDKYNVLETAGGSMDFSLFPPAKGPITERYDLKTRHYAVDVVVAKNTPIKAAASGRVIFAEWSAATGFVIIIKHDYGLTTVYKHNASLTKEQGDQVRSGEVIATAGSTGELSTGPHLHFELWLEGNPVNPTDYIDFE; encoded by the coding sequence ATGGCTAAAGAAAGAAAAAACAAAAAAAAATTCACTAAAAAATTACTGCATAAATACAGGCTGGTAATTTTAAATGAAGATACATTTGAGGAAAGACTTTCCTTCAAGCTCACACGGCTTAATGTTTTTGTACTTGTAACTTCCAGTGTAATTCTCCTTATAGCAGGAACAACATTTTTAATAGCTTTTACCGGCCTCAGGGAATATATTCCGGGTTATTCTCCTGCCCAATTGAAAAAACAAGCAACAGATCTCGCTTATAAAACAGATTCATTGCAAAATACCATCCTGTTAAATAATCAATACTATGAATCAATAAGAAAAGTGCTTACCGGAGACCTGGAAGCAGGCATTCTTAACAGGGATTCTCTTGTGAGGGCGCAGCAAATAGACCCTTCTCTTATTGATCTCACCCGTTCACGGGCAGATTCCTTGTTAAGAGAAGAAGTGGCCCAGGAAGATAAATACAATGTTTTGGAAACAGCCGGAGGCTCCATGGACTTTTCATTATTTCCCCCTGCCAAAGGACCCATCACCGAGCGCTATGATCTTAAAACGCGGCATTATGCAGTAGATGTGGTAGTCGCCAAAAACACCCCTATTAAAGCAGCAGCATCCGGCAGGGTTATTTTTGCTGAATGGAGTGCGGCAACTGGATTTGTGATTATAATAAAACATGACTATGGACTTACCACTGTATATAAACATAATGCCTCGCTTACAAAAGAGCAGGGTGACCAGGTAAGATCTGGAGAAGTTATCGCAACAGCCGGTTCCACCGGAGAATTAAGTACCGGACCCCACCTTCATTTTGAGCTTTGGTTGGAGGGCAATCCCGTAAATCCTACAGATTATATTGATTTCGAATAA
- a CDS encoding LysM peptidoglycan-binding domain-containing protein, with the protein MKKVVSFLLFLIFMGVGAQTPKKSVNTNTTETKKANFRVQVFEKKTEADIKLEEADPDFKKRLPISAKIEKTDLSSLQDLPRAKVIDSVWKKELLNSDLYDHMQKEILNQDYSEVVYKELPTDTLKARLARLNARTPFDVEYNPILESVIKSYLKRNKKSMERLMALSEYYFPMFEQQLDRLDVPLEIKYLAIVESALNPRARSHMGATGLWQFMFATGKMHGLDVSSYVDERMDPIMSTAAAAEYLASLYRTFGDWDLVLASYNSGPGNVSKAIRRSGGSTNYWDLRKFLPKETAGYVPAFLATLYLFEYAKEHDFQPERPSVAFFETDTLHVKQSLTFDQITEVTGVEKELLQFLNPSYKLDLIPYVEDEAYALRLPRSSVGLFVNNEDKIYNFAKTEIAEKEKKLPRFAEAEEKIRYKVKSGDYLGKVAQKYGVGINSLKSWNNLSDNNLRVGQYLTIYSAKTVSLSQAAPAKNSTTSASKSYTVKSGDSLWSISQKFPGITVQNLKSWNQISSTNLKPGMVLKLSKG; encoded by the coding sequence ATGAAGAAAGTAGTTTCTTTTCTCCTGTTTTTAATATTTATGGGAGTTGGTGCCCAAACTCCTAAAAAATCAGTCAACACCAATACTACTGAAACAAAAAAAGCAAATTTCCGTGTCCAGGTATTTGAAAAAAAGACCGAAGCGGATATAAAGCTGGAAGAAGCTGACCCCGATTTTAAAAAGCGCCTTCCTATTTCAGCAAAAATAGAAAAGACAGATCTTTCCTCCCTACAGGACCTGCCCAGGGCAAAAGTGATTGATTCTGTGTGGAAAAAAGAACTTTTAAACTCAGATCTCTATGACCATATGCAAAAGGAGATCCTTAATCAGGATTATTCTGAAGTGGTTTATAAAGAGCTTCCTACAGATACGTTAAAGGCCAGGCTGGCCAGGTTAAATGCCCGTACACCTTTTGATGTTGAGTACAATCCCATCCTGGAAAGTGTTATAAAATCCTATTTAAAGAGAAATAAAAAATCAATGGAGCGCCTTATGGCGTTAAGCGAATACTATTTTCCAATGTTTGAACAGCAGCTGGACAGGCTGGATGTTCCGCTGGAGATAAAATACCTTGCTATTGTTGAGTCTGCACTTAATCCGCGGGCAAGATCGCATATGGGTGCCACTGGATTATGGCAATTTATGTTTGCTACGGGAAAAATGCACGGGCTGGACGTTAGTTCCTATGTAGATGAACGCATGGATCCTATTATGTCTACTGCAGCTGCCGCCGAATATCTTGCGAGTTTATACAGGACCTTTGGCGACTGGGACCTGGTTTTGGCCTCCTATAATTCAGGGCCGGGAAATGTTTCAAAAGCCATTCGACGTAGTGGCGGCTCTACCAATTATTGGGATCTTAGAAAGTTCTTGCCGAAGGAAACAGCGGGGTATGTTCCGGCTTTCCTTGCCACGCTTTATCTGTTTGAGTATGCTAAAGAACATGATTTTCAACCGGAAAGACCTTCTGTTGCCTTTTTTGAAACAGATACCCTCCACGTGAAACAATCTCTAACTTTTGATCAAATCACCGAAGTTACCGGAGTTGAAAAAGAGTTACTACAATTCTTAAACCCAAGTTATAAGCTGGACCTTATACCTTATGTTGAAGATGAAGCCTACGCTCTTAGATTGCCGCGCAGCAGCGTTGGATTATTTGTGAACAACGAGGATAAGATCTATAATTTCGCTAAAACCGAAATTGCCGAAAAGGAAAAGAAACTCCCACGTTTTGCAGAGGCGGAGGAAAAAATTCGATATAAGGTAAAAAGCGGGGATTATTTAGGTAAAGTTGCCCAAAAGTATGGTGTAGGAATAAATAGCCTAAAAAGCTGGAATAACCTAAGCGATAATAATTTACGGGTAGGACAATATTTAACCATATATTCCGCCAAAACTGTCTCGCTTTCTCAGGCTGCTCCTGCAAAAAACAGCACTACATCTGCCTCTAAATCCTATACGGTTAAAAGCGGCGATTCTCTTTGGAGTATTTCACAAAAATTTCCGGGCATTACGGTACAGAATTTGAAGAGTTGGAATCAAATATCCAGTACAAATCTTAAACCGGGAATGGTCCTGAAGCTTTCAAAAGGATAA
- a CDS encoding DUF6909 family protein translates to MVNLKLMGRTRAQESTNAIERMYITMRHLFNRGFYKPMGVSGETLRESLMTLRPEIYGSIAEEKVELEGLLYVVDRLPKGIEECRYINLTSDEGYANSHFKPIVPPKRRRNCYRIDEEQMNIEITRGRSEIYDILTHLTFLFLESHKIMRRVIIHEDGTVSRDWLKLEAAIQKKELTQIEREIALTHTANILGRTFKEVTLMYPKFMLPENEERFLNIIYWLGKLALEETVENNKRIVTFSPVLRERLGHHIHGEIWADGVKQYLLENNLMHRPIHIISANMHSVMNTLFTPLALKTELKGKTSMEIYEELSDKGNGQLRNKIMKAALDSGMKFIEDTSGTNIDVQVFDTAQLKNGFGNSKFKDVKEDDKPVIIVMDYAFGEQAYETMDELLKPYTFEENIIHLNVVSISIMGKAGILDGGKGDIMIPSAHLFEGTADNYPFINQLTKEDLTGHGIKVVDGTMISVLGTSLQNKDILKFFQESTWNVVGLEMEGAHYQKAIQAASRLRGNIREDVQVRYAYYASDNPLVTGSTLASGGLGTAGVKPTYLITEKILEQIFNS, encoded by the coding sequence ATGGTGAATTTAAAATTGATGGGAAGGACCCGTGCACAGGAAAGCACAAATGCGATTGAAAGAATGTATATCACCATGCGGCATCTCTTTAACCGCGGGTTCTATAAACCCATGGGAGTTTCGGGAGAAACATTAAGGGAATCCTTAATGACCTTAAGACCGGAGATCTATGGTTCCATAGCCGAGGAAAAAGTGGAACTGGAGGGCTTACTTTATGTGGTAGACAGGTTGCCCAAGGGAATTGAGGAATGCAGATACATTAATTTGACCAGCGATGAGGGTTATGCAAATTCCCATTTTAAACCTATTGTTCCCCCAAAAAGAAGAAGGAATTGTTACCGCATAGATGAGGAACAAATGAATATTGAGATCACCCGGGGCCGGTCGGAAATCTATGATATTCTTACCCATCTTACTTTTTTATTCCTTGAGTCCCATAAGATCATGAGAAGGGTAATTATCCATGAAGACGGGACAGTTTCACGAGATTGGCTAAAACTGGAAGCGGCAATTCAGAAAAAAGAACTTACCCAGATTGAACGGGAAATAGCACTCACACACACGGCAAACATTCTTGGCAGAACCTTCAAGGAGGTAACATTGATGTACCCTAAATTTATGTTGCCGGAAAATGAAGAGCGGTTTTTAAATATAATTTACTGGCTGGGGAAACTTGCCCTGGAAGAAACCGTTGAAAATAATAAGCGGATAGTAACTTTTAGCCCTGTATTACGGGAAAGGCTTGGGCACCATATTCATGGGGAAATTTGGGCCGATGGGGTTAAGCAATATTTACTTGAAAATAATTTAATGCACCGTCCCATTCACATAATAAGTGCCAATATGCACAGTGTAATGAACACCCTTTTTACTCCCCTGGCATTAAAAACCGAGCTTAAGGGAAAGACCTCAATGGAGATCTATGAAGAACTCAGTGACAAAGGGAATGGACAGTTGCGCAATAAGATCATGAAAGCCGCACTGGATAGCGGGATGAAATTTATTGAAGATACCAGCGGTACTAATATTGATGTTCAGGTTTTTGACACCGCCCAATTGAAAAACGGCTTTGGAAATTCAAAATTTAAGGATGTTAAGGAGGATGATAAACCGGTTATCATTGTAATGGATTATGCATTTGGGGAACAGGCATATGAAACTATGGATGAGCTGCTTAAACCTTATACTTTTGAAGAAAATATAATTCATCTTAACGTAGTTTCCATTTCCATAATGGGGAAAGCGGGGATCCTGGATGGAGGAAAAGGGGACATAATGATCCCGTCTGCCCACTTATTTGAGGGCACTGCCGATAATTACCCATTTATTAACCAACTCACAAAAGAAGATCTTACCGGGCATGGAATAAAAGTGGTAGATGGTACAATGATCTCGGTTTTAGGAACTTCTTTACAAAACAAGGATATTTTGAAATTCTTTCAGGAATCTACCTGGAATGTGGTTGGTTTGGAAATGGAGGGAGCGCATTATCAAAAAGCTATTCAGGCTGCGTCCCGCCTACGTGGAAATATAAGGGAAGATGTACAGGTGAGGTATGCCTATTATGCATCAGATAATCCATTGGTTACAGGTAGCACTCTTGCCTCCGGAGGATTGGGAACAGCCGGGGTAAAACCCACTTATCTTATAACCGAAAAGATACTTGAACAAATTTTCAACTCTTAA
- a CDS encoding DUF4837 family protein has product MKNLVYLTALFAFLLMGCNDSEENKNDRVLTDSSGNINNVSIVIENEKWEGSIGEALRRNLAAPVDGLPQEEPLFSLNQMPPEAFTGFVRKNRLFVKVENGKPASFKIYKDPFAFPQSGILITGLNNEEIVAQIDANSEEIVKVFKTTEIKEKQRRIKKSLKDDKTLRDQLGVSLKFPSAYRYAIEEEDFFWIRKDIPRGMMEIMIYEVPMHVIDSDTNVIGNIIKMRDSIGKAHIPGPVEGSHMITEAAYAPYLFNSSLDGKFAYETRGTWEVKNAFMAGPFINYAVRDEANNRYIILEGFAFSPATAKRDNMFELDAILQSVKIQ; this is encoded by the coding sequence ATGAAGAATTTAGTGTATTTAACCGCTCTCTTCGCCTTTCTTTTGATGGGTTGTAATGATAGTGAGGAAAATAAAAATGACAGGGTACTTACAGATTCTTCAGGGAATATCAATAATGTTTCCATCGTAATAGAAAATGAAAAATGGGAAGGTTCAATTGGGGAAGCCCTTAGGCGTAACCTGGCCGCACCGGTAGATGGGTTGCCTCAGGAAGAACCCTTGTTCTCTCTAAACCAAATGCCACCCGAAGCTTTTACGGGCTTTGTTAGGAAAAACAGGTTATTTGTAAAGGTAGAAAACGGAAAGCCCGCTAGTTTTAAAATTTATAAAGATCCTTTTGCCTTTCCTCAAAGCGGAATATTGATCACCGGCCTTAATAATGAAGAGATTGTTGCGCAAATTGATGCCAATTCAGAAGAAATCGTAAAGGTTTTTAAAACTACCGAAATTAAAGAGAAACAACGCCGTATAAAAAAATCCCTGAAAGATGATAAAACCTTACGGGATCAACTGGGAGTGTCCCTTAAATTTCCTTCAGCATACCGCTATGCCATTGAAGAAGAGGATTTCTTCTGGATTAGAAAGGATATACCCAGAGGTATGATGGAGATTATGATCTATGAAGTGCCTATGCATGTAATTGATAGCGATACCAATGTTATTGGAAATATAATTAAAATGAGAGATTCTATTGGGAAAGCCCACATTCCGGGCCCTGTGGAAGGAAGTCATATGATCACAGAGGCCGCTTATGCACCCTATTTATTCAACTCCAGCCTTGACGGAAAATTTGCTTATGAGACCCGGGGAACCTGGGAAGTCAAGAACGCATTTATGGCTGGGCCATTCATAAATTATGCAGTAAGGGATGAAGCCAATAACAGGTACATTATTCTTGAAGGTTTTGCGTTTTCCCCTGCAACCGCCAAACGCGATAATATGTTTGAACTGGATGCAATTTTACAATCTGTAAAGATCCAATAA
- a CDS encoding GH3 family domain-containing protein produces the protein MSIKSFAAKIFAGYIRKKIDNWASRPVEVQEKVFRKLIKKGRSTKFGKDHDFLNISNHKEFAEKVPVRDYEELRFYVDKMVAGEPDILWPGKPLYYAKTSGTTSGAKYIPLTRDSMPTHIEAARNAILCYIAETGNSRFVDGKMIFLQGSPEMEEKNGVKLGRLSGIVAHYVPAYLQRNRLPSWETNCIEDWESKVDAIVEETRNENMTVISGIPSWVQMYFENLKARTGKPVGELFPNFNLFIYGGVNYEPYRAKFENLIGRKVDSIELFPASEGFFAFQDKQNEKGMLLQLNSGIFYEFIKADEFFEEKPKRLTIGEVETGVNYVLIISSTAGLWAYNIGDTVQFTSLSPYRVIVSGRIKHFISAFGEHVIAKEVEEAMQEATSSTGARITEFSVAPQITPEGDELPYHEWFIEFEKEPENMDVFRDVLDKTLQEQNSYYFDLIEGKILQKLKISTMPANGFQDYMRSIGKLGGQNKLPRLSNDRKIAEQLEKIKKQ, from the coding sequence ATGTCTATAAAATCTTTTGCAGCAAAAATTTTTGCCGGCTACATCCGGAAAAAAATAGACAATTGGGCTAGCAGGCCTGTAGAAGTGCAGGAAAAAGTATTCAGGAAGCTCATAAAGAAAGGAAGATCAACAAAGTTTGGGAAAGATCACGATTTTCTCAATATAAGCAACCATAAGGAGTTCGCGGAAAAAGTTCCAGTAAGAGACTATGAAGAGCTGCGGTTTTATGTGGATAAAATGGTGGCCGGCGAGCCAGATATCCTATGGCCGGGAAAACCTCTTTATTATGCCAAAACTTCCGGTACAACAAGTGGTGCCAAGTATATTCCCTTAACCCGGGACTCTATGCCTACCCATATTGAAGCAGCACGAAATGCAATTTTATGCTATATAGCTGAGACCGGTAATTCCCGGTTTGTAGATGGCAAAATGATCTTTTTGCAGGGTAGCCCTGAAATGGAGGAGAAGAATGGCGTAAAATTGGGAAGACTTTCCGGGATTGTGGCTCATTATGTACCGGCCTATTTACAAAGAAACCGCCTTCCCAGCTGGGAAACCAACTGTATTGAGGATTGGGAATCTAAAGTGGATGCCATTGTTGAAGAAACCAGGAATGAAAATATGACCGTGATAAGCGGGATCCCATCCTGGGTTCAAATGTATTTTGAAAATTTAAAGGCCAGGACCGGAAAACCGGTAGGGGAACTGTTCCCTAATTTTAACCTCTTCATTTATGGAGGGGTAAATTATGAGCCATACCGCGCAAAATTTGAAAACCTAATTGGCAGAAAAGTAGATAGTATCGAACTTTTTCCTGCCTCTGAAGGATTCTTCGCTTTTCAGGATAAGCAAAATGAAAAGGGTATGTTACTCCAACTTAATTCAGGGATATTCTATGAGTTTATAAAAGCTGACGAATTCTTTGAAGAAAAGCCAAAAAGACTTACTATTGGGGAGGTAGAGACCGGAGTTAATTATGTACTTATCATTTCCAGCACCGCGGGCTTGTGGGCGTACAATATTGGAGATACCGTACAATTCACCTCCCTGTCTCCCTACCGGGTGATAGTTTCTGGAAGGATAAAGCATTTTATATCGGCATTTGGGGAGCATGTGATCGCCAAGGAAGTTGAGGAAGCCATGCAAGAGGCAACATCCTCAACCGGAGCCAGGATAACAGAGTTTTCAGTGGCCCCCCAAATAACTCCGGAAGGAGATGAACTGCCTTACCACGAATGGTTTATTGAATTTGAAAAAGAACCTGAAAATATGGATGTTTTCAGGGATGTTCTGGACAAAACTTTACAGGAACAAAATTCTTATTATTTTGATCTTATAGAAGGGAAGATCCTTCAGAAGTTAAAGATAAGTACTATGCCTGCAAATGGGTTTCAGGATTATATGAGATCTATAGGAAAGCTGGGTGGACAAAATAAATTACCAAGGCTCTCTAATGACCGTAAGATCGCTGAGCAGCTGGAGAAAATAAAAAAGCAATAA
- the rfbD gene encoding dTDP-4-dehydrorhamnose reductase produces MKTVLVLGASGQLGLCIQEITSADNQIDWLFMSSSEVDITSSYDLQQCFNSKRIDYCINCSAYTNVEKAETDKETAFSINAEALRSLADICKRNNTVLFHISTDYVFNGRAQMPYLETDLTDPINVYGASKLAGENYIKEHANRYFIFRTSWLYSQYGHNFYKTVLRKAANGEELNITTSQTGTPTNAHHLARFIVKLIEEGNSSYGLYHFSNTGETTWYGFAKEILDIACQDKGKLKEDNSYKTIASRPVYSVLDKSKLINTFHHQIPAWEEGVKELYCKEALPN; encoded by the coding sequence ATGAAAACCGTTTTAGTATTAGGAGCATCCGGCCAATTGGGCTTATGTATACAGGAAATAACTTCGGCAGATAATCAAATAGACTGGCTTTTCATGAGTTCCAGTGAGGTTGATATAACTTCCAGCTATGACCTTCAGCAGTGTTTTAACAGTAAGAGAATAGATTATTGTATAAACTGTTCGGCTTACACAAATGTTGAAAAAGCCGAAACCGACAAGGAAACAGCATTTTCTATAAATGCAGAAGCACTTAGAAGCCTGGCCGATATTTGTAAGCGCAACAACACTGTTTTATTCCATATTTCTACAGATTATGTTTTTAACGGAAGGGCTCAAATGCCTTATTTGGAAACAGACCTTACAGATCCCATAAATGTGTATGGAGCCTCAAAACTGGCGGGAGAAAATTATATAAAAGAGCACGCTAACAGGTATTTTATTTTCAGGACTTCCTGGTTGTATTCGCAATACGGGCACAATTTCTATAAAACAGTTCTAAGGAAGGCAGCAAATGGGGAGGAGTTGAATATTACAACTTCTCAAACCGGAACCCCCACCAATGCCCACCACCTTGCAAGATTTATAGTGAAATTAATCGAAGAGGGAAATTCCAGTTATGGCCTTTATCATTTTAGTAATACAGGGGAGACAACCTGGTATGGTTTTGCAAAGGAGATCCTTGATATTGCTTGCCAGGACAAGGGGAAATTAAAAGAAGACAATTCTTATAAAACCATAGCTTCCAGGCCTGTTTATAGTGTGCTCGATAAATCTAAATTAATTAATACATTCCACCACCAGATACCCGCATGGGAAGAAGGGGTTAAGGAATTATACTGTAAAGAAGCTTTGCCAAACTAG
- a CDS encoding UDP-glucuronic acid decarboxylase family protein, producing MGKRILITGAAGFLGSHLCDKFVSEGYRVIGMDNLITGDMKNIDHLLKEESFEFFHYDVTRFVHVAGELDYILHFASPASPIDYLKIPIQTLKVGSLGIWHLLGLAKEKNARILIASTSEVYGDPLVHPQSEDYYGNVNTIGPRGVYDEAKRFQESMTMAYHRFHGLETRIARIFNTYGPRMRLNDGRVIPAFIGQALRGEDLTVFGDGSQTRSFCYVDDQIEGIYRLLLSNYSDPVNIGNPEEITIRDFAEEIIKLTNTSQKIIYKPLPADDPLQRQPDITRARNILGWEPKVSREEGMRITYDYFKGLTEEELFKSEHKDFAKHIKR from the coding sequence ATGGGGAAAAGAATATTAATAACAGGCGCTGCAGGATTTTTGGGCTCACATTTATGTGACAAATTTGTAAGTGAAGGTTACAGGGTTATTGGTATGGATAACCTTATAACCGGAGACATGAAAAATATTGATCATCTTTTGAAGGAGGAAAGCTTTGAATTTTTTCATTATGATGTTACAAGATTTGTTCATGTTGCAGGAGAGCTTGATTATATACTTCATTTTGCCTCCCCGGCAAGCCCTATTGATTATTTAAAGATCCCAATTCAAACCTTGAAAGTCGGCTCCCTGGGTATATGGCATTTACTGGGGCTTGCCAAAGAAAAAAATGCGCGAATACTTATAGCTTCTACTTCTGAAGTTTATGGCGACCCGCTGGTTCATCCGCAATCTGAAGATTATTACGGGAACGTTAATACTATAGGGCCGCGTGGGGTATATGATGAAGCCAAACGATTTCAGGAATCTATGACTATGGCGTACCACCGCTTTCATGGACTGGAGACCCGCATTGCGAGGATCTTTAATACCTATGGGCCAAGGATGAGGTTAAATGACGGAAGGGTAATTCCCGCGTTTATTGGCCAGGCGTTGAGAGGGGAAGACCTCACCGTATTTGGTGATGGATCTCAAACCCGTTCTTTCTGCTATGTAGATGATCAAATAGAAGGAATTTACCGCCTGCTGCTTAGCAATTACAGCGATCCTGTGAATATTGGTAATCCTGAAGAGATTACCATCAGGGATTTTGCAGAGGAGATCATTAAACTTACCAATACCAGCCAGAAAATAATTTACAAACCCTTGCCGGCCGATGATCCCCTGCAACGTCAACCCGATATCACGAGAGCCCGGAATATTTTAGGATGGGAACCAAAAGTTTCAAGGGAAGAAGGAATGAGGATCACCTATGATTATTTTAAGGGCCTTACAGAAGAAGAACTTTTTAAAAGTGAACATAAGGACTTTGCAAAGCATATTAAGCGCTAA
- the tatA gene encoding twin-arginine translocase TatA/TatE family subunit, giving the protein MNSLILPLMIGAPQIILIVIVVLLLFGGRKIPELMRGLGSGIKEFKDASKDDSEDKTNIPKENK; this is encoded by the coding sequence ATGAACTCACTTATTTTACCATTGATGATTGGAGCGCCTCAAATAATTTTAATAGTTATTGTGGTGCTATTGTTGTTTGGAGGTCGTAAAATCCCTGAATTAATGAGAGGTTTGGGAAGTGGAATTAAAGAATTCAAAGATGCCTCCAAGGATGACTCCGAGGATAAAACCAATATTCCAAAAGAGAATAAATAA
- the rfbC gene encoding dTDP-4-dehydrorhamnose 3,5-epimerase: MKFHSTPLKDCFYISPDVFRDRRGVFLESYRKNKFKEGTGLDIDFVQDNQSVSTRGVLRGLHFQGGDHAQAKLVRVIYGEVLDVVVDLRPDSPTFKSSFSILLNDINHHQLFIPQGFAHGFLTLSEISVFSYKCDRYYSPGAESGILYKDPDLAIDWGIPHEDFILSEKDKHLPTLRTLFP; the protein is encoded by the coding sequence ATGAAATTTCACTCTACCCCCTTAAAAGATTGCTTCTATATCTCACCAGATGTGTTTAGAGATCGCCGGGGAGTCTTCCTGGAAAGCTACCGTAAAAATAAATTTAAAGAGGGTACAGGGCTTGATATTGATTTTGTTCAGGATAACCAGTCGGTTTCTACCCGGGGAGTTCTACGTGGCCTGCATTTCCAGGGAGGGGACCATGCTCAGGCTAAACTGGTACGGGTGATCTATGGAGAAGTTTTAGATGTGGTAGTGGATTTAAGACCTGATTCCCCTACCTTTAAATCATCTTTCAGTATTTTACTGAATGATATAAATCATCACCAGTTATTTATTCCGCAGGGATTTGCACACGGTTTTTTAACCCTGTCTGAAATATCAGTTTTTTCATATAAATGTGACCGGTATTATTCTCCGGGGGCAGAATCGGGTATTCTCTATAAGGATCCGGATCTTGCCATAGACTGGGGGATACCGCATGAGGACTTTATATTATCTGAAAAGGATAAACATTTACCAACCCTAAGAACATTGTTTCCATGA
- a CDS encoding phosphoglycerate kinase has protein sequence MKTLDDYNFKNKKALIRVDFNVPVSKGEVGDTTRIEAAKPTIIKILEDGGSVILMSHLGRPENKEAKYSLEQIVPTVSEILGVETKFVNECVGEKAETAAKNLQAGEVLLLENLRYYPEETEGDKDFAQKLSKLGDIYVNDAFGTAHRAHASTTIVANYFEDKCFGYLLQKEIESLNKVLKSAEKPVTAILGGAKVSSKITVIENILDKVDHLIIGGGMAFTFIKARGGKVGSSLVEDDKQDLALEILEIADKKGVKIHLPIDSVIADSFSEMASTDITDTDSIPDGWMGLDAGPKTIENFSNVIAASKTILWNGPVGVFEMEPFSKGTIQIGEAIGDATEKGAFSLVGGGDSVSAVKQFNLEDRMSYVSTGGGAMLEMLEGKSLPGILAITNE, from the coding sequence ATGAAAACATTAGACGACTATAATTTTAAAAATAAAAAAGCACTGATCAGGGTAGATTTTAATGTACCCGTGAGTAAAGGTGAAGTGGGAGATACTACCCGCATTGAGGCCGCAAAACCTACTATAATTAAGATACTTGAAGACGGCGGGAGCGTTATTTTAATGTCTCATTTAGGACGCCCTGAAAATAAAGAAGCGAAATATTCCCTCGAACAAATTGTTCCAACAGTTTCAGAAATCCTGGGAGTTGAAACAAAATTCGTTAATGAATGTGTAGGGGAAAAGGCTGAAACCGCCGCGAAAAATTTACAAGCCGGGGAAGTATTATTGCTTGAAAACCTGAGGTATTATCCCGAGGAGACAGAGGGCGATAAAGATTTTGCTCAAAAGCTTTCAAAACTGGGTGATATATATGTGAATGACGCCTTTGGAACAGCACACCGCGCCCACGCTTCCACTACAATTGTTGCCAACTATTTTGAAGATAAGTGTTTTGGATATTTATTGCAGAAGGAAATAGAAAGCCTTAATAAGGTACTAAAATCGGCAGAAAAACCTGTTACAGCCATACTTGGTGGAGCCAAAGTTTCTTCAAAGATCACTGTTATTGAAAATATTCTTGATAAGGTAGACCACCTGATAATTGGCGGCGGTATGGCCTTTACTTTTATTAAAGCCCGTGGAGGCAAGGTGGGAAGTTCCCTGGTGGAAGATGATAAACAGGATCTTGCCCTTGAAATACTGGAAATTGCTGATAAAAAGGGTGTAAAAATACATTTGCCTATAGATTCTGTAATAGCTGACAGCTTTTCAGAAATGGCCAGTACAGATATTACTGATACAGATTCTATTCCCGACGGCTGGATGGGCCTTGATGCAGGACCTAAAACCATAGAAAATTTTTCGAATGTGATTGCAGCCTCCAAAACTATTCTTTGGAATGGACCTGTTGGGGTTTTTGAAATGGAGCCTTTTTCAAAAGGGACCATACAAATTGGGGAAGCAATAGGTGATGCAACCGAGAAGGGGGCTTTCTCACTTGTTGGTGGAGGAGATTCAGTGTCCGCAGTAAAACAATTTAACCTTGAAGATCGCATGAGTTATGTATCTACCGGGGGAGGTGCTATGCTTGAGATGCTGGAAGGGAAATCATTGCCCGGGATTCTGGCAATTACAAATGAGTAA